The Montipora foliosa isolate CH-2021 chromosome 14, ASM3666993v2, whole genome shotgun sequence genome window below encodes:
- the LOC137984315 gene encoding uncharacterized protein has product MSDHEAMPVDLKNENSVRDTRSTRTNVSRESSFSSVELGASNSVSRESSFSSSGSGVFDGESSYPASRSNSCKSNEDQSISRITDLQYERLHNARARYRKAKEVPSSESSSTEQLQSSPEKPQAMVTLKRPEVHGRSISDPQIGLSPMTGRRSPRLSATSPDGLVIATPQPKGFIEYRIRSRSFTGSEHGEGERADINDLQDFSQSSHLKVPCKAFIETSKRVTPQFRGGDSNDLTKDKNSSTSTFSEEEYALLQKERDNLREDRDDLKRECERLQCERDAMQLERDTLLREKQQLLAELNNRNEVIHHLQDHVAMSLRTSLVVSEESSTACSSKRQQRSQSEVHRPAFYLPGEIPERNSYTCL; this is encoded by the exons ATGAGCGACCACGAAGCAATGCCTGTTGATTTAAAGAACGAGAACTCAGTCCGTGATACTAGAAGCACTAGGACGAATGTCAGCCGTGAAAGTAGCTTTAGTAGTGTCGAGTTAGGAGCTTCCAATTCCGTCAGCAGAGAGAGTAGTTTTTCGAGTAGCGGGAGTGGTGTTTTTGACGGAGAGTCGTCGTATCCTGCCTCGAGATCAAATTCATGCAAGTCGAACGAAGATCAAAGCATTTCCCGCATTACGGATCTTCAGTATGAAAGACTTCATAACGCGCGGGCGAGATATCGCAAAGCGAAGGAGGTGCCATCGAGTGAATCGTCGTCAACCGAGCAGCTCCAATCATCTCCGGAAAAGCCTCAAGCCATGGTGACACTAAAGAGGCCTGAAGTTCATGGTCGAAGTATTTCCGATCCTCAGATAGGTTTATCGCCGATGACAGGCCGAAGATCGCCAAGGCTTTCCGCTACAAGTCCCGACGGTCTTGTTATCGCGACACCTCAGCCGAAAGGATTTATCGAGTACCGAATACGTTCAAGGTCGTTTACTGGATCGGAACACGGCGAGGGGGAAAGAGCAGATATAAATGATTTACAGGACTTTTCTCAGTCgtcgcatttgaaagtgccatGCAAAGCTTTCATCGAGACCAGTAAAAGAGTAACTCCGCAATTTCGAGGGGGTGACTCAAACGATTTGACAAAGGACAAG AATTCAAGCACATCTACTTTCTCAGAAGAGGAATATGCATTGTTACAAAAG GAACGAGATAACTTGCGCGAGGATCGCGACGATCTAAAACGCGAATGTGAACGCTTGCAGTGTGAGCGTGATGCAATGCAGTTAGAGCGTGACACACTGTTACGAGAAAAACAACAATTACTGGCTGAGCTGAACAACAGGAATGAAGTAATACACCACCTACAAGATCACGTG gCCATGTCATTGCGCACTTCATTGGTGGTCAGTGAGGAATCATCGACCGCATGTTCGTCAAAAAGGCAGCAAAGGTCACAGTCCGAAGTTCACCGTCCAGCATTCTATTTGCCAGGAGAGATACCGGAGAGAAATTCTTACACCTGTTTATGA
- the LOC137984314 gene encoding uncharacterized protein, which produces MADTNDLLFFGDDFDAILGILEEDEELDEQFREAADEVQLENVVCELCHKKCKSKSGLKRHKTIKHKDTRGDVEKQKEGDQESYLTFVAYSRIVEKAKLKIADNKIYPKSIRDELSAYTYNNGLHDITAEFCDIEDLYKRLIKSGNAERFYSCFYSTIALNAVKHFEGLPRNAATLLSTKVADCMLAHSKEEIESIYTCTPLTKLSDEENAGLQYIGGYVFHKLHTKHASKSSESEQAISILKAGKLEDHNAIECQKLTSSLNRGGLWAISKNAQLIFERTEHYFRDATSKTNVQYIAFANIISRSVHDVEVVSAYNSMLSSSELISNSSVAKDVLHNIIQLYVKVRSFSFAKDVIQKHRIRVKQMKSKALRKDISRASHESDQQRQN; this is translated from the exons atggcggacacgaACGATTTGCTTTTCTTCGGAGACGATTTTGACGCTATTTTAGGTATTTTGGAAGAAGACGAAGAGCTTGATGAACAGTTTAGAGAAGCTGCTGATGAA GTTCAACTCGAAAACGTTGTGTGCGAACTGTGCCACAAGAAATGCAAAAGCAAGAGCGGACTGAAGCGACACAAGACAATTAAACACAAAGATACGAGAGGAGATGTTGAGAAGCAAAAAGAAGGAGATCAGGAGAGCTATTTAACTTTTGTAGCTTACTCAAGAATTGTTGAAAAAGCTAAACTCAAAATTGCTGACAACAAAATCTATCCAAAATCAATCAGAGACGAGCTAAGTGCCTACACCTACAACAACGGTCTACACGACATAACAGCTGAATTCTGTGACATTGAAGACCTATATAAACGCTTGATAAAGTCTGGGAATGCTGAAAGATTTTATTCTTGCTTCTATTCAACCATAGCTCTGAATGCAGTTAAGCATTTTGAGGGATTGCCAAGGAACGCTGCTACACTACTGTCTACCAAGGTTGCTGATTGTATGTTAGCACACAGCAAGGAGGAAATTGAAAGCATTTATACTTGTACCCCATTAACTAAACTTTCAGATGAAGAAAACGCTGGACTACAGTATATTGGGGGTTATGTTTTTCATAAACTTCATACTAAGCATGCTAGTAAATCTTCAGAAAGTGAGCAGGCAATCTCTATCCTTAAGGCTGGCAAATTAGAAGACCACAATGCCATCGAATGCCAGAAGTTAACTTCATCCTTAAATCGTGGTGGTTTGTGGGCAATTTCCAAAAATGCTCAATTAATTTTTGAGAGAACTGAACATTATTTCCGGGATGCCACTTCGAAGACTAATGTGCAATACATTGCTTTTGCTAATATCATATCAAGATCTGTTCATGATGTTGAGGTTGTCTCAGCATACAATTCAATGTTATCCAGTTCTGAACTGATAAGCAACAGTAGTGTTGCCAAAGATGTTTTGCACAACATCATACAACTGTATGTCAAAGTGCGttcattttcttttgcaaaagatGTTATCCAGAAACATAGGATTAGAGtgaaacaaatgaaatcaaaagcaCTTCGTAAGGATATAAGCAGAGCCTCCCACGAGAGTGACCAACAAAGGCAAAACTAA